The following are encoded together in the Babesia microti strain RI chromosome II, complete genome genome:
- a CDS encoding Importin-5 (overlaps_old_locusTagID:BBM_II00750) translates to MGEHTSFEEFNRILEALSSADNSIRAKADERLIYLKNNDLNNTILHILNVLQSEKNTERRLQAAVLLRLVLDTQKISTIAMKTWQAVNDSVKNSVKNTLINSLHYEMHARVCSNVCDTVCDLCINSLTDNEWPELAQCALQLVHNEQPSKRKTGLKLIGDCYEYFSCQLDQHVESLTNILKNSLTVNDVQILSEAITTISSILTQDSTALADAVSSTAPLIIQSLDKLLLPEGGQMITSEEGERVMASIVILIDSNTNFLKSNLQHFTHKMMSIALAEGPLANLDPGIRCLAIEALVTIPEKKPKLAISSQNFVPNLIECLIHVMLDIESDIYTEWLETDVDDQGDCQRLYDAGEEGLDRLGRALQYSEDSRFMTWLLSSAVQYINQPTWPHKFVGIMAISQTIEYLDEDEAEDKLGPIFKILLEKIKDQDFRVRFAACQAIGQIALDHQPYVQLSFFKEVLPALINAFDDNSIRVQSHASSAFINFAEEVQKENLLPYGDIVVQKLLGKININTPRLVREQAITAIAVTAGVLEEHFFKYYTAITPLMKEIIIKCTSKEERTCRGKAIECISIIGMSIGKDVFHGDGIECMNALLQIIQEPMDPDDPVKEYCDEALGRLCHALGQSFVPFLPTLVPILLRSLEQKFNSDLNADDDMTIMLANGEAVGLKTSQVEEQQRTLDLISNIAEELKDSYAAYIGITAKAIMPILTYILTYELKEKALTSMSLLIAAQRIVCEKTGQGRELLLDIIVNTVNYVVSNIEKARNENCELEVPIEILSAEVSGLHKCVDSAGPGLLNETMITVFGKKLLLLLEKSTKIKAFYVEQMKNEDLDQDDLLKLQDDEEAEQTFRSTVLEIFSALMKHYPDEFLKCCHADCMNFIRSYLASDSCDDKSVALYMCDDMLENLQSRVVPYWDHFLPDIMASIDIKETNIRQAACYGVIQASKVPEFAQYASEAANRLANSIRTYSSKRSKNHQAANDNAVAALGDIIRKFGNNIYGIQDYLTLWMNSLPLKSDEDEGKRVHTDVMELILQKNPSILGVENANLPKLVKMFIKIYETPFSTQALNSKIVYLMKHLGDVFLNELLPSMTKKEQVQLELIIRVINTKGKGV, encoded by the exons ATGGGTGAACATACCTCGTTTGAAGAGTTCAACCGTATACTGGAAGCATTGTCAAGCGCTGATAATTCCATACGCGCTAAAGCAGATGAGAGGCTCATATATCTGAAGAACAACGATCTCAATAACACaatattgcatattttGAACGTTCTACAATCTGAAAAGAATACTGAACGTCGTCTCCAAGCTGCTGTGCTATTGCGGCTAGTGCTTGATACCCAAAAAATCTCCACGATTGCCATGAAAACATGGCAAGCAGTCAATGATTCAGTCAAGAATTCCGTAAAAAATACCTTGATAAACTCTCTCCACTATGAAATGCATGCCAGGGTATGTAGTAATGTTTGCGATACTGTATGTGACCTTTGCATTAACAGCCTGACCGACAATGAATGGCCAGAACTAGCGCAATGTGCTCTACAGTTAGTGCATAATGAACAGCCATCGAAGCGAAAAACAGGTCTTAAACTTATTGGTGATTGTTatgaatatttttcatGCCAACTTGACCAACATGTGGAGTCCCTCACCAACATTCTCAAAAATTCACTAACTGTAAATGATGTACAAATCTTGTCTGAAGCAATTACCACCATTTCCAGTATATTGACACAAGATTCTACTGCATTAGCTGATGCTGTGAGTTCTACTGCGCCCCTGATTATCCAATCATTGGATAAATTGCTGTTGCCAGAGGGGGGGCAAATGATTACATCTGAAGAAGGCGAAAGGGTTATGGCTTCAATTGTCATACTCATAGATTCCAATACAAACTTTTTGAAAAGTAACTTGCAACATTTCACGCACAAAATGATGTCCATAGCCCTAGCTGAGGGTCCATTGGCAAATTTAGACCCTGGGATTAGATGCTTAGCCATTGAAGCCCTAGTGACCATCCCTGAAAAGAAACCAAAACTTGCTATAAGCTCACAAAACTTCGTTCCTAACCTAATTGAATGCCTTATTCACGTGATGTTGGATATAGAATCTGATATCTATACCGAATGGCTTGAGACGGATGTAGATGATCAGGGAGATTGTCAACGTCTTTACGATGCTGGAGAAGAGGGGCTTGATCGTTTAGGAAGGGCACTTCAATATAGTGAAGATTCTAGGTTTATGACATGGTTGCTATCTTCAGCCGTGCAATACATAAACCAACCTACTTGGCCACACAAGTTTGTAGGTATCATGGCCATATCTCAGACGATAGAGTACCTGGACGAGGATGAGGCAGAGGATAAGTTAGGGCCTATCttcaaaatattgttaGAGAAGATAAAAGATCAAGATTTTAGAGTCCGATTCGCTGCCTGTCAGGCCATTGGCCAAATTGCATTAGACCACCAACCGTACGTGCAATTGTCGTTTTTCAAGGAAGTGCTTCCAGCTCTGATAAATGCTTTTGATGATAATTCTATTCGCGTTCAATCCCATGCTTCATCAGCATTTATAAACTTTGCTGAAGAAGTTCAGAAGGAAAATTTGTTGCCATACGGGGATATAGTAGTGCAAAAATTACTGGGTAAAATCAACATAAACACTCCACGTTTGGTGCGTGAACAGGCAATTACCGCAATAGCAGTAACAGCGGGTGTACTTGAAGAACacttttttaaatattacacGGCAATAACACCTCTAATGAAAGAAATTATCATAAAGTGTACTAGTAAGGAGGAAAGGACGTGTCGTGGCAAGGCAATTGAATGTATCAGCATAATAGGCATGTCTATTGGCAAGGACGTTTTCCACGGTGATGGAATTGAGTGCATGAATGCGCTTCTGCAAATAATACAGGAGCCAATGGATCCAGATGATCCGGTTAAGGAATATTGTGATGAGGCCTTGGGTCGTTTATGCCATGCACTTGGACAAAGTTTTGTGCCCTTCCTTCCAACTTTGGTTCCGATACTTCTGAGGTCTCTAgaacaaaaatttaattctgACTTGAATGCAGATGATGACATGACTATTATGTTGGCAAATGGTGAGGCGGTTGGGCTCAAGACATCACAG GTTGAGGAGCAGCAGCGTACACTAGACCTAATAAGTAATATCGCCGAAGAACTAAAAGATTCCTACGCTGCATACATCGGCATTACTGCCAAGGCAATTATGCCTATACTTACGTACATACTCACATATGAACTCAAAGAAAAGGCTCTAACTTCAATGTCACTACTTATAGCTGCCCAGCGAATTGTATGCGAGAAAACGGGTCAAGGAAGGGAACTGTTGCTAGATATTATCGTGAATACGGTGAATTACGTAGTCAGTAATATTGAGAAGGCTAGAAATGAGAATTGTGAATTGGAAGTGCCAATTGAAATACTGTCTGCCGAAGTTAGTGGCTTGCACAAGTGTGTAGATTCCGCAGGGCCAGGGCTGCTTAATGAAACTATGATCACCGTCTTTGGCAAGAAGCTCCTACTCTTACTTGAAAAATCGACCAAAATCAAGGCGTTTTACGTGGAGCAGATGAAGAACGAAGACTTGGACCAGGATGATCTGTTAAAGCTGCAAGATGATGAAGAAGCTGAGCAGACTTTTAGATCTACCGTACTCGAGATATTTTCAGCCTTGATGAAACACTACCCTGATGAATTTCTAAAGTGTTGTCATGCAGATTGCATGAATTTCATCCGTAGTTACCTGGCTTCTGACTCATGCGATGATAAATCAGTCGCTCTGTACATGTGCGACGATATGCTAGAGAATTTACAATCACGGGTAGTACCATATTGGGATCACTTTTTACCAGATATTATGGCAAGCATTGATATTAAGGAGACGAATATCAGGCAGGCTGCATGTTATGGTGTGATTCAGGCATCTAAGGTGCCAGAATTTGCTCAATATGCTTCGGAGGCTGCAAATAGATTGGCCAATTCAATTCGCACTTATTCATCTAAGAGATCCAAAAATCACCAA GCTGCAAATGACAATGCAGTGGCGGCATTAGGTGACATAATTCGCAAATTCGGAAATAACATTTACGGCATTCAAGACTATCTAACGCTATGGATGAACAGTTTACCACTAAAATCGGACGAAGATGAGGGGAAGAGGGTGCACACTGATGTAATGGAGCTTATACTGCAAAAGAACCCCTCCATTTTGGGCGTGGAAAACGCGAATCTGCCCAAATTAGTGAAGATgttcattaaaatttatgaaaCCCCATTCTCCACACAAGCTCTCaattccaaaattgtatacttGATGAAGCACTTGGGTGATGTATTTCTAAATGAGTTACTGCCTTCCATGACTAAAAAGGAGCAGGTGCAGCTCGAACTCATTATCAGAGTTATCAACACCAAAGGTAAAGGTGTGTAG
- a CDS encoding conserved Plasmodium protein, unknown function (overlaps_old_locusTagID:BBM_II00755): MSIHEVRIFIIYTILLYLSDTFALKISLDKTFSKLSPWKLIDWQKLSKNRADAVTSTHPLRHPTWQIEIEAPGIDLPIRLLLKFHRDGKITTSNPNIAGHWQYGPYGIIYSLNTVKGEVYHFSAEICWNNYGESAFFRKGVIYSDRKGRFKFLFRPVHGKFSGKSIKNS; the protein is encoded by the exons ATGTCTATCCATGAGGTAcgaatatttattatttacacgATTTTACTCTATTTAAGTGACACATTTGCACTTAAAATTAGTCTAGATAAAACTTTCTCCAAATTATCGCCATGGAAGTTGATTGATTGgcaaaaattgtcaaaaaatCGCGCCGATGCTGTTACATCGACACATCCCTTGAGACATCCAACGTGGCAAATAGAAATAGAAGCTCCTGGCATTGACTTGCCTATTAGACTACTACTCAAATTCCACAGGGATGGAAAAATAACTACTTCCAACCCAAATATCGCAG GTCACTGGCAATACGGACCTTACGGTATCATCTACTCCCTAAATACAGTCAAAGGAGAAGTTTATCACTTTTCTGCTGAAATATGCTGGAATAATTACGGAGAATCTGCATTTTTTCGCAAGGGTGTGATATACTCCGATCGTAAGGGAAGATTTAAGTTCTTATTTCGGCCAGTGCATGGAAAATTTTCTGGTAAATCCATCAAAAACTCATGA
- a CDS encoding hypothetical protein (overlaps_old_locusTagID:BBM_II00760) → MNGKRNFFVKFPHPLCSNRSFHYTAKSQSLNITKDKLIKLLRESLYSRNHKRLSALILATSSKLYDILDKSLQLSTESKDGLKIDDINENDLLQTFDLLILWRSIRLTASSNSDINMLIDKLVKVTEIQLQTFPFIRLALTLHQVSQLFNYIENVYLLDNLNRELITHLSQLTDSNVDSHSLCLLLNYITNTPCTNTKHYVEMCRTFLSFMDIHSKNLTFTSLDHLLVYKNANKLYQRYKGPQAANVALKSLNSYLVTSKEVNVAQIVRLCNQLLSNFSITDLTIYHGLYKELLNHVLEILNKQQIDTNSSMTCESYKKVFNLHKRLNKLLFIGSTVQ, encoded by the coding sequence ATGAATGGAAAAcgcaatttttttgtaaaatttccTCATCCCCTATGCTCCAATCGGTCCTTCCACTACACTGCTAAATCACAATCACTCAATATCACCAAGGATAAACTGATAAAGCTTCTAAGGGAATCTTTATATTCTCGTAATCATAAAAGATTATCTGCACTTATCCTTGCGACATCTAGTAAACTATATGACATATTAGATAAATCATTACAACTATCTACTGAAAGCAAAGATGGATTAAAAATAGACGATATTAATGAGAACGATTTGTTACAAACTTTCGATCTTCTAATCCTCTGGAGATCAATACGCCTCACGGCAAGTTCTAACAGTGATATCAACATGCTGATTGATAAACTAGTAAAAGTTACTGaaatacaattacaaaCCTTCCCCTTCATCAGACTAGCATTGACACTTCACCAAGTGTCGCAACTGTTCAATtacattgaaaatgtatatttgttgGACAATTTAAACAGAGAATTAATTACTCACCTATCACAATTAACGGATTCAAATGTCGACTCTCACAGCTTGTGTTTATTACTGAATTATATTACCAACACGCCATGTACTAACACAAAACACTATGTTGAGATGTGTCGCACATTTTTGAGCTTCATGGACATTCATTCGAagaatttaacatttacaTCACTGGACCATTTACttgtatataaaaatgcaaacaaattataccAGCGATATAAAGGGCCACAAGCTGCAAATGTTGCACTAAAATCTCTAAATTCCTATTTGGTGACGAGTAAAGAAGTTAATGTAGCGCAGATTGTTAGATTGTGTAATCAGCtattgtcaaatttcaGTATAACGGATCTAACAATATATCATGGGTTATACAAAGAGTTATTGAATCATGTATTAGAGATACTAAATAAACAGCAAATCGACACTAATAGCAGTATGACTTGCGAGTCCTATAAAAAggtatttaatttacacaaaaggctaaataaattattattcattGGATCAACTGTACAATAG
- a CDS encoding histone-lysine N-methyltransferase SETD8 (overlaps_old_locusTagID:BBM_II00765), producing the protein MINKDLASDSLTEHSLGYAGLSIFSNCASSELSDNYQNSYSQLPLDHEDTTPAETSYGNDDKRDSKVVTPRNINNYQNVYSGDYLNGIKAPINGSNTTQLVDDQTNNHKHCSSECSDFSIDINKFRSLVSGKLFWLETHEICGLIPVPQMSNSATQLPIKSYIVFTPYSIDILQDLTAIFGQLPNGQRPFSIIHSYAFDSMYFQVKLCNKKLDDKTISNCYIKNNINAYVFYRSHLGIMDNSTKAEKIRVTYSVIKDVKYNNKSLKAQTKQSRTKNVLVPDRQSDSAGQQPISRWVYEEANLDHEDDPLWNVPKALVREAKLITGIMEKANILRADVSTANHRYNAMLNRTYIIEKVESSGFVDDEDHRSSNSDKDLNVTDSNELDNGSLVKVKFESDYFGYDDEDLIRVFDDNQLSNALELMISISINQAPNISVINLAQYCPNIFWNLAFKGNVEDRLAVLSPSIYNQCSKRRRRGVTNLIEQEKESKTSPSNIKSINRLKCLHYDIAIENNFAIMQNIYKLDAEAKISNLEKLETTANAMRHRPLLTLDDQEIVEAVVDKSGAMKWSMSSLTEHQRRVVYAECLARNYFPPVYLIQSFGKGRGVEAAYDIQKEDFVMEYKGELVSEKEAKERDKKYNQKSCFGSFIFYFKHDGKHYSIDATKEYIQYGAARLINHSRKNPNLSPKTLYVSNVPRLFFIAKRRIRKGEELLVDYGERDPDVIKDNPWLNNT; encoded by the exons ATGATTAACAAAGACTTGGCTAGCGACAGTCTAACTGAACATTCACTGGGTTATGCAGGGCTGAGCATATTTTCCAACTGTGCGAGTTCAGAATTATCAGATAACTATCAAAATAGCTATTCTCAGTTGCCACTCGATCACGAAGACACTACCCCTGCCGAGACATCTTATGGCAATGATGATAAAAGGGATTCTAAAG TAGTAACTCCTagaaatataaataactatCAAAATGTATACTCGGGCGACTATTTAAATGGAATAAAAGCTCCAATTAATGGATCAAACACGACACAACTTGTTGATGATCAAACTAATAATCACAAGCATTGTTCCAGTGAATGTAGTGATTTTTCCattgatattaataaattcagGTCATTAGTAAGTGGAAAATTGTTTTGGCTAGAGACGCATGAAATTTGTGGATTGATACCTGTACCTCAAATGTCGAATTCAGCCACTCAGCTTCCCATAAAATCCTACATCGTATTCACGCCATATTCTATAGATATACTCCAAGATTTGACA GCTATTTTTGGACAATTACCCAATGGTCAGCGCCCCTTTTCCATAATCCATTCCTATGCATTCGATTCCATGTATTTTCAGGTCAAACTCTGCAACAAGAAGCTTGATGATAAAACAATCTCCAATTgttatatcaaaaataatatcaatgcCTATGTATTTTATCGCAGTCATCTTGGTATTATGGATAATTCGACAAAAGCTGAAAAAATACGTGTCACTTATAGTGTAATAAAGgatgtaaaatataataacaaatctCTAAAGGCACAGACCAAACAAAGTAGAACCAAAAATGTATTGGTTCCAGATAGGCAATCGGATAGTGCTGGTCAGCAACCTATTAGCCGGTGGGTGTATGAGGAGGCAAACTTGGACCATGAAGATGATCCCTTATGGAATGTTCCAAAGGCGCTAGTAAGGGAGGCTAAGTTGATTACAGGAATTATGGAAAAGGCCAATATTCTGAGAGCAGACGTATCTACTGCAAATCACAGGTACAATGCTATGCTAAATCGCACTTACATAATCGAAAAGGTAGAATCTTCAGGATTTGTAGATGATGAAGATCATCGCTCAAGTAACTCAGACAAGGATTTAAACGTCACTGATTCAAATGAATTAGATAATGGGAGTCTTGTCAAAGTGAAATTTGAGTCTGATTACTTTGGTTATGATGATGAGGATTTAATAAGGGTATTCGATGATAACCAGCTATCCAATGCACTGGAACTGATGATCTCCATATCTATAAATCAAGCTCCAAACATATCCGTAATAAATCTGGCTCAGTATTGCCCGAACATCTTTTGGAATCTTGCCTTCAAAGGGAATGTCGAGGATCGACTAGCAGTGTTATCCCCCAGCATTTATAACCAGTGCTCCAAGCGTAGAAGAAGGGGAGTGACCAATCTAATTGAACAAGAAAAGGAAAGTAAGACTTCCCCTTCAAACatcaaatcaattaacAGGTTAAAGTGTTTGCACTACGACATCGCTATTGAGAACAACTTCGCAATAATGCAAAATATCTACAAGTTAGACGCTGAAGCCAAGATATCGAATCTCGAAAAGTTAGAAACCACGGCAAATGC TATGAGACACAGACCATTGTTGACGCTGGATGATCAAGAGATTGTGGAGGCTGTTGTTGATAAATCAGGAGCCATGAA ATGGAGTATGTCCTCCCTAACTGAACACCAACGTCGCGTAGTGTATGCTGAATGCCTTGCCCGTAACTACTTTCCGCCTGTATACTTAATACAATCATTTGGTAAAGGTCGAGGTGTTGAGGCGGCCTATGATATTCAAAAGGAAGATTTTGTCATGG AGTACAAGGGGGAACTTGTAAGTGAAAAGGAGGCTAAAGAGAGGGATAAGAAGTATAACCAAAAATCCTGCTTTGGGTCCTTTATATTCTATTTCAAACATGACGGGAAGCATTATTCCATCGATGCGACCAAAGAGTATATCCAATATGGCGCTGCTAGACTTATTAATCACTCTAGGAAGAATCCAAATTTGTCCCCTAAAACACTGTACGTTAGCAACGTGCCGAGGTTGTTCTTTATCGCCAAGAGGAGAATCAGGAAGGGTGAAGAGTTGCTGGTGGATTATGGTGAGAGAGACCCAGATGTCATCAAGGATAATCCGTGGTTAAACAACACGTGA
- a CDS encoding transcription initiation factor TFIID subunit 10, putative (TAF10) (overlaps_old_locusTagID:BBM_II00770): protein MDTNLSEIDLSLLKKLSSPGVFADELVSYYLHTIGCKITHPTVLRFFSQVAHLGIHKILVEANSIAASSNAEVSEFAPNTGKRPESQTRVVNDLDYQHLVEAFQSLDSSFRNFNLFLEPPL from the exons ATggatacaaatttatcagaaATCGATCTGAGTCTCCTCAAGAAACTGTCAAGCCCAGGCGTATTTGCTGATGAACTAGTTTCATACTATTTGCACACAATTGGTTGCAAAATCACCCATCCTACGGTTCTGCGATTTTTTTCACAAGTTGCACATTTAGGAATTCACAAG ATATTGGTTGAAGCCAATTCTATCGCAGCAAGTTCAAATGCAGAAGTATCAGAATTTGCCCCCAATACTGGGAAAAGACCCGAGTCTCAGACAAGAGTTGTTAATGATTTGGATTACCAACATTTGGTGGAGGCTTTTCAGAGTTTGGACTCATCTTTCAGAAATTTCAACCTCTTTCTTGAGCCCCCCCTCTAA
- a CDS encoding Developmentally-regulated GTP-binding protein 1 (overlaps_old_locusTagID:BBM_II00775) — protein sequence MSIYQKIADVEAEMSKTQKNKATNHHLGLLKAKLSKLRAQLIEDGSSKGGGGGDGFDVSKTGDARMGLVGFPSVGKSTLLNKLTGSFSEVAAYEFTTLTCVPGILCYKGAKIQILDLPGIIEGAKDGKGRGKQVIAVARTCSLILVVLDSTKSMQHKKILEREMEGFGIRLNRSPPNITYQKRDKGNITVTSTVPLENVDEELIRSICHEYKVYHASFAIRCNATVDDIIDVIQGNRIYIPCIYILNKIDQITLPELDILSQIPHSVPISANLEWNLSGLLEGIWDHLKLIRIYTKPRGQIPDYNAPVILRQGSTKVEDFCLRIHKGLLNQFKYAMVWGSSVKHHPQKVGKDHVLADQDVVQIVKK from the exons ATGTCTATATACCAAAAAATAGCAGATGTGGAGGCAGAGATGTCTAAGACCCAGAAAAATAAGGCCACCAATCATCACCTGGGTTTGCTCAAGGCTAAGTTGTCTAAGCTCAGAGCTCAACTGATAGAAG atgGCTCTTCCAAGGGTGGCGGTGGAGGAGATGGATTTGACGTGTCTAAAACAGGGGATGCCAGGATGGGATTGGTTGGATTTCCTTCGGTTGGCAAGTCAACACTCCTCAACAAGTTAACTGGCAGTTTTTCAGAGGTAGCAGCGTACGAATTTACCACACTTACATGCGTCCCCGGTATTTTGTGTTATAAAGGTGCAAAAATTCAGATTTTAGACCTTCCTGGAATAATTGAAG GCGCGAAGGATGGCAAGGGCAGAGGCAAACAGGTCATTGCCGTTGCTAGGACTTGCAGTTTAATACTTGTCGTTCTAGATAGCACCAAGTCTATGCAGCACAAGAAGATTTTGGAGAGGGAAATGGAAGGGTTTGGGATTAGACTCAACAGGTCACCGCCCAATATCACATACCAAAAAAGGGATAAAG GCAACATAACTGTGACATCAACTGTGCCGTTGGAGAACGTGGACGAGGAGTTAATTAGGTCAATCTGCCACGAATACAAAGTATATCACGCTAGCTTTGCAATAAGATGCAATGCCACTGTAGATGACATAATCGATGTCATTCAAGGCAATCGTATATACATTCcttgcatatatatattgaacAAGATTGACCAGATAACACTACCAGAACTGGATATTTTGTCGCAGATTCCACACAGTGTGCCCATATCGGCTAATTTGGAG TGGAACCTTTCAGGATTGCTGGAAGGTATTTGGGATCATTTGAAACTAATTAGAATTTACACAAAACCCAGGGGACAAATCCCTGATTACAATGCGCCTGTAATTCTTAGACAGGGGTCTACAAAGGTGGAAGATTTTTGCCTGAGAATCCACAAGGGATTATTAAATCAGTTCAAATACGCTATGGTTTGGGGGAGCTCTGTAAAGCATCACCCGCAGAAGGTGGGAAAGGACCACGTATTGGCTGATCAGGATGTTGTGCAGATTGTCAAAAAGTAG